The following proteins are co-located in the Vigna unguiculata cultivar IT97K-499-35 chromosome 9, ASM411807v1, whole genome shotgun sequence genome:
- the LOC114164055 gene encoding probable transcriptional regulatory protein At2g25830, which translates to MALPCGCVFYEESNKEMRALLQLQALTTRLSLSSSSSTFFRAKTLWLNPNRACTQNSQVRRIWFSAPLCMGRRSSKIAGRKEAQDAKKAKLYSRIGKEVVSAVKRGGPNVTSNSVLAAVLEKAKELDVPKDIVERNIKRASEKGQEAYLEKVYEVYGYGGVSMVVEVSTDKVHRSVAKIREVIKDYGGKMADSGSVTFKFRRVRVVNIKATNADKDQLLSIALDAGAEDVIEPPTYEDDTEEDKSERYYKIVGSSENYSSILSKLREEGIDFEPDNGSELLPDTAVEVDDEAMDLNKQLMSKLLELDDVDAVYTDQK; encoded by the exons ATGGCGTTACCATGCGGGTGTGTATTCTACGAGGAATCAAATAAAGAGATGAGAGCGCTGCTTCAGCTTCAGGCTTTGACTACTCGCCTCTCACTTTCATCTTCCTCCTCCACCTTCTTTCGCGCCAAAACCTTGTGGTTGAATCCAAACAGAGCGTGCACTCAGAACTCCCAAGTGAGAAGGATATGGTTTTCCGCTCCTCTTTGTATGGGTCGCCGTTCCAGCAAAATTGCTGGGAGAAAG GAAGCCCAAGATGCGAAGAAGGCAAAACTGTACTCAAGGATCGGAAAGGAGGTTGTGTCTGC GGTAAAGAGAGGTGGTCCAAATGTAACATCCAATTCAGTTTTGGCGGCTGTACTTGAGAAAGCTAAGGAGCTTGATGTGCCTAAAGATATTGTTGAGCGCAATATCAAGAGAGCTTCTGAGAAAGGACAAGAGGCTTATCTTGAGAAAGTCTATGAG GTTTATGGTTATGGAGGAGTTAGTATGGTAGTTGAGGTATCGACTGATAAGGTACATCGTTCTGTGGCAAAGATACGAGAAGTGATAAAGGACTATGGAGGAAAGATGGCAGATTCTGGGTCTGTGACATTTAAGTTTAGACGTGTTAGGGTAGTAAATATTAAAGCTACTAATGCTGACAAAGATCAACTGCTTTCCATTGCTTTGGATGCTGGAGCTGAGGATGTAATTGAACCTCCAACTTATGAAGATGACACCGAAGAGGATAAGTCAGAAAG GTATTATAAAATTGTAGGTTCTTCAGAGAACTATTCATCTATATTATCTAAGCTGCGAGAAGAGGGCATAGATTTTGAGCCTGATAATGGTTCTGAGCTTCTTCCAGATACCGCGGTTGAG GTAGACGATGAGGCTATGGACTTGAACAAGCAACTTATGAGCAAATTACTTGAGCTTGATGATGTTGATGCTGTTTATACTGAccagaaataa
- the LOC114164054 gene encoding carotenoid cleavage dioxygenase 8 homolog B, chloroplastic, which translates to MAFTTMPSSLTNPTSSPTIFLPPISHRNNHLLPPNKLIINKGQRNLRDLTVANVASPSLPMITPPTPEEHRSETTAGHHHVAWTSVPQERWEGELQVEGQIQPWLNGTYLRNGPGMWHIGDYNFRHLFDGYATVVKLRIQDGRLFAGHRQLESEAYRAAKKNQKICYREFSEVPKAANFLAYVGELASLFSGASLTDNANTGVVRLGDGRVVCLTETQKGSIVIDPETLETVGKFEYSDSLGGLIHSAHPVVTDTEFVTLLPDLVRAGYLVVRMEPGTNERRVIGRVNCRGGPSPGWVHSFPVTQHYVLVPEMPLRYCAQNLLKAEPTPLYKFEWHPQSKAFMHVMCKTSGNIVASVEVPLFVTFHFINAYEEEDEDGRVTAIIADCCEHNSDPTILDRLRLQNLRSFNGEDVLPDARVGRFRIPLDGSSYGTLDAALDPNEHGKGMDMCSINRNHLGKKYRYAYACGARRPCNFPNTLTKLDLELKKATNWHEEGAVPSEPFFVARPGATEEDDGVVISIVSEKNGEGYALLLDGSSFEEIARAKFPYGLPYGLHGCWVPKE; encoded by the exons ATGGCTTTCACAACCATGCCTTCTTCACTCACAAACCCCACTTCTTCCCCAACTATCTTTCTTCCTCCCATCTCTCATCGTAACAATCATCTTTTACCTCCAAATAAACTCATCATCAATAAAGGCCAACGCAATCTCCGAGACTTAACCGTTGCAAATGTTGCAAGTCCTTCATTACCCATGATTACCCCACCAACACCGGAGGAACACCGCTCAGAAACCACCGCCGGCCACCACCATGTTGCATGGACTAGTGTCCCGCAGGAGAGGTGGGAGGGAGAGTTACAAGTTGAAGGGCAAATACAACCATGGCTG AATGGAACGTACCTGAGGAATGGGCCTGGGATGTGGCACATAGGAGACTACAACTTCCGCCACCTCTTCGACGGTTACGCTACGGTGGTGAAGCTCCGAATCCAGGACGGCCGGTTATTCGCCGGCCACCGTCAACTTGAATCGGAGGCGTACCGAGCGGCGAAGAAGAACCAGAAGATATGCTACCGGGAGTTTTCGGAAGTGCCAAAGGCGGCGAATTTCCTGGCGTATGTGGGGGAGCTGGCGAGCCTGTTCTCCGGCGCGTCGCTGACGGACAACGCGAACACCGGCGTGGTGAGGCTTGGCGACGGGAGGGTGGTGTGTCTGACGGAGACGCAGAAGGGGTCGATTGTGATTGACCCCGAGACTCTAGAAACGGTGGGGAAGTTCGAGTACAGTGACTCGTTGGGGGGTCTGATTCACTCTGCGCACCCCGTTGTGACGGATACGGAGTTTGTGACGTTGTTGCCGGATTTGGTGAGAGCAGGGTACCTTGTGGTGAGGATGGAGCCAGGCACCAATGAGAGGAGGGTCATTGGTCGGGTCAATTGCCGGGGCGGGCCTTCACCCGGTTGGGTACACTCTTTTCCTGTCACCCAACACTATGTTCTTGTACCCGAAATGCCGTTGAGGTACTGTGCTCAGAATCTGCTCAAGGCTGAACCTACTCCTTTGTACAAGTTTGAGTGGCACCCCCAGTCTAAAGCTTTTATGCATGTTATGTGCAAGACCAGTGGAAATATT GTGGCAAGTGTGGAAGTGCCTCTGTTTGTTACTTTCCATTTCATTAATGCGTATGAGGAAGAAGACGAAGATGGGAGGGTGACGGCCATTATTGCGGACTGCTGTGAGCATAATTCGGATCCTACCATTCTTGATAGGCTTAGGTTACAGAACCTTCGTTCTTTTAATGGTGAAGATGTTCTACCCGATGCTAG GGTTGGACGGTTCAGAATACCACTGGATGGAAGTTCATATGGAACACTAGATGCAGCATTGGACCCAAATGAACATGGGAAAGGCATGGACATGTGCAGCATAAACCGTAATCATCTAGGGAAGAAATACAGATATGCGTATGCTTGTGGAGCTCGGCGACCTTGTAACTTTCCCAACACACTCACCAAG CTTGATTTAGAGTTGAAAAAGGCTACGAACTGGCATGAAGAAGGTGCCGTGCCCTCAGAACCATTCTTTGTGGCACGACCAGGAGCAACAGAGGAAGATGATG GCGTGGTAATCTCCATTGTCAGTGAGAAAAATGGAGAAGGGTATGCGTTGCTGTTAGATGGTTCCAGTTTTGAAGAGATTGCTAGGGCCAAGTTCCCTTATGGACTTCCATATGGGTTGCATGGGTGCTGGGTTCCAAAAGAGTAA